Proteins encoded in a region of the Vicia villosa cultivar HV-30 ecotype Madison, WI linkage group LG5, Vvil1.0, whole genome shotgun sequence genome:
- the LOC131605746 gene encoding uncharacterized protein LOC131605746, with amino-acid sequence MQDILWGMKEEDKLHIEQITGFTRGHMPFRYLGIPLQSRKLSNNHCMEIADRIGEKMKHWSTKLFSFAGRLQLLKSVVFGVASYWMSYLPLPKMVTKKLEAMCRSFLWTGKEEITRKSPVAWDRVCGPKSNGGLDVINLEVWNKACLTKLLWKLASKEESMWVQWVHRYYIKNEDVMQVEIKENGSCILRSIFKMRPKVIQMEQWKKLIEQGGFKMKNMYLEFLEKHPKVEWRVLMRKNYARPRGVFTMWLACNKRLATKTRLQKFGVQTDLKCIFCDCHETIQHFLFECRETNEIWEQVLRWLNMKHKVQGWEQELSWLTKVCKSRNWRSNIVKVAIAETIYEIWKNRNDRVFQHHYKENNTAQKIIELIVNRIWIYPKYRNRVAQMLVK; translated from the coding sequence ATGCAAGATATACTGTGGGGCATGAAGGAAGAGGATAAACTTCATATTGAGCAAATTACTGGTTTCACTAGAGGGCATATGCCTTTTAGATACTTGGGGATCCCTCTACAAAGCAGAAAACTCTCAAATAATCACTGCATGGAGATAGCTGATAGAATAGGTGAGAAGATGAAGCATTGGAGTACAAAGCTCTTTAGTTTTGCTGGAAGACTGCAGTTACTGAAAAGTGTGGTATTTGGAGTTGCAAGCTATTGGATGAGCTATTTGCCTCTACCTAAAATGGTAACAAAGAAGCTGGAGGCCATGTGTAGATCATTCCTATGGACAGGAAAAGAAGAAATCACAAGGAAATCTCCAGTTGCATGGGACAGAGTGTGTGGCCCTAAGAGCAATGGAGGGCTGGATGTTATAAACCTGGAAGTCTGGAACAAAGCCTGCCTCACTAAGCTTTTGTGGAAGCTGGCTAGCAAGGAGGAATCCATGTGGGTGCAGTGGGTTCACAGATATTATATAAAGAATGAGGATGTAATGCAGGTGGAAATCAAGGAAAATGGATCATGCATCCTTAGAAGCATTTTCAAAATGAGGCCTAAGGTGATTCAGATGGAGCAATGGAAAAAGCTGATTGAGCAAGGTGGTttcaaaatgaaaaatatgtaCCTTGAATTCCTGGAAAAACACCCGAAGGTTGAATGGAGAGTTTTGATGAGGAAAAACTATGCACGACCAAGGGGAGTGTTCACAATGTGGCTGGCATGTAACAAGCGATTAGCAACCAAAACTAGACTGCAGAAGTTTGGTGTGCAAACTGATCTCAAGTGTATTTTCTGTGACTGTCATGAAACAATACAACATTTTTTGTTTGAATGCAGGGAAACCAATGAAATTTGGGAGCAGGTGCTTAGATGGCTCAACATGAAGCATAAGGTGCAGGGGTGGGAGCAAGAACTTAGTTGGCTGACCAAAGTATGTAAAAGTAGAAATTGGAGAAGCAACATTGTTAAAGTGGCTATTGCGGAGACGATTTATGAAATCTGGAAAAATCGAAATGATAGAGTGTTTCAGCATCACTATAAGGAGAACAACACTGCTCAAAAGATTATTGAGCTCATTGTGAATAGAATATGGATATACCCAAAATATAGGAATAGAGTAGCTCAAATGTTAGTTAAATAA
- the LOC131605747 gene encoding uncharacterized protein LOC131605747 — protein MYAIGGNLSMNAVKNYMAKEWNFVKLPEIFYNDEGYFILKFKTDADREEVMMKGPYTIRNMPMVLMDWRPDFSMERDMLRTVPIWVKLPRLLLHMWGERSLCKIGSIIGTPMFTDECTTTKLRFTYARILVEVDLTQKLCEEIIINYDGKKRKQRVEYEWRPQFCERCQKVGHVCERDKKPHKSQRKEIQDPTEDNPHKKDGMADKPEDGGEWAEVLKGLRTKAKQKEINSRLLKLQPSIAILLETRVKKDKAGRCRRNMGNRWKVIDNYSKHDNGRIWVLWDENKITVKVESMTDQMVHCGVYNTDGEFVHWITTIYPSNILDRRKELWKDMGNISKLQQGPWIAMEDFNNVLGMQDRIGGRAVQEQEFKDLRDMMENERLFEIESKGERFTWYNKHTEDPIYSCIDRVIGNMEWIQKNMNKTVHMLELGVSDHVVVCIQGDVLERPKTGFKFINVVTGMTGYNEEVTRSWQEQSRGVRGNRLWQKLMRLQPVLKKLNRPILSIKSQLQKKRVELNEVQNMVR, from the exons ATGTATGCTATTGGGGGAAACTTGAGCATGAACGCAGTGAAGAACTACATGGCAAAGGAATGGAATTTCGTAAAGCTTCCTGAAATATTCTACAACGATGAAGGGTACTTCATCCTGAAGTTCAAGACGGACGCAGACAGAGAAGAGGTTATGATGAAGGGTCCTTATACGATCAGGAATATGCCTATGGTGCTCATGGATTGGCGACCGGATTTCTCTATGGAGAGGGATATGTTGCGAACAGTTCCAATTTGGGTGAAGCTTCCCCGACTTCTTCTTCACATGTGGGGAGAGAGGAGTCTGTGCAAGATTGGTAGCATCATAGGAACCCCTATGTTCACTGATGAATGCACAACAACAAAACTAAGATTCACATATGCAAGGATCCTAGTGGAAGTTGATTTAACTCAAAAGCTATGTGAAGAAATAATTATCAACTATGATGGAAAGAaaaggaaacaaagagtggaatatGAATGGAGGCCCCAGTTTTGTGAACGATGTCAAAAGGTGGGTCATGTCTGTGAGAGGGACAAGAAGCCCCAT AAAAGCCAAAGGAAGGAGATACAAGATCCAACAGAGGACAATCCACACAAGAAAGATGGGATGGCGGACAAACCAGAGGATGGAGGAGAGTGGGCTGAAGTGCTCAAAGGGCTGAGAACTAAAG CTAAGCAAAAAGAGATTAACTCCCGTCTCTTGAAGCTACAACCTAGTATTGCAATTTTACTTGAAACAAGGGTCAAGAAAGATAAAGCTGGTAGATGTAGGAGGAATATGGGAAACAGATGGAAGGTTATTGACAATTATAGTAAGCATGACAATGGCAGGATTTGGGTTCTATGGGATGAGAACAAAATAACAGTCAAGGTGGAATCCATGACTGACCAGATGGTACACTGTGGGGTGTATAATACTGATGGTGAGTTTGTGCACTGGATTACTACCATATATCCTTCTAATATACTTGATAGAAGGAAAGAGCTATGGAAAGATATGGGAAATATAAGCAAGCTTCAGCAGGGGCCATGGATTGCAATGGAGGATTTTAATAATGTGCTGGGAATGCAAGATAGAATAGGTGGTAGAGCAGTCCAGGAACAAGAATTCAAAGACCTAAGGGATATGATGGAGAATGAACGACTGTTTGAAATTGAGAGCAAAGGAGAGAGGTTCACATGGTACAACAAACATACAGAGGACCCAATATACTCATGTATTGATAGAGTCATTGGCAACATGGAATGGATTCAAAAGAACATGAACAAGACAGTGCATATGTTGGAACTTGGGGTATCTGATCATGTTGTGGTGTGTATACAAGGTGATGTGCTGGAGAGACCAAAAACTGGGTTTAAATTCATAAATGTTGTGACAGGCATGACAGGGTACAATGAGGAGGTGACAAGAAGTTGGCAAGAGCAGAGTAGAGGGGTCAGAGGGAATAGGTTGTGGCAGAAATTGATGAGACTTCAGCCAGTTCTCAAAAAGCTTAATAGGCCAATCCTTAGCATCAAGAGCCAGCTTCAGAAGAAAAGAGTTGAGCTGAATGAGGTTCAAAATATGGTAAGGTAA